A part of Variovorax sp. HW608 genomic DNA contains:
- a CDS encoding acyl-CoA dehydrogenase family protein, whose product MVGLDEETRALMARTLERFVADHYDPAVRLARLKAPHVDYRLHWALLTELGLPGLALSADRGGLGGGAVDLGRAFQILGHGLVLEPVAEALIGNALLASAFPADSAALEQALAGERVVIAPNLAPGCSLRISGSGAAVRISGHLRAVPHAAQADEWLLAARTTDGQERLLRLGTAGLNTPGVRMQTFRLLDGRPAADLHFDEAALPPDALCGDAAAGTATLARGRELWLTAQCADAVGVMAHALALTRDYLRTRIQFGVALATFQALQHRLADMHMAYLEACGLLRAWTEAIDDDAPTRRDALRQALPRVTTRAGRLVGQEAIQMHGGMGLTEELVISHCNARLQVTGSLLAPWIASGIHEDVREAT is encoded by the coding sequence GTGGTTGGGCTGGACGAAGAAACCAGGGCCCTGATGGCCCGAACCCTCGAGCGCTTTGTGGCCGATCACTACGATCCGGCGGTGCGGCTGGCCCGCCTCAAGGCGCCGCACGTGGATTACCGGCTTCACTGGGCACTGCTGACGGAACTGGGCCTTCCGGGCCTGGCCTTGAGCGCGGACCGAGGAGGCCTCGGCGGCGGTGCGGTGGATCTGGGCCGCGCCTTTCAGATCCTGGGGCACGGCCTGGTGCTGGAGCCGGTGGCCGAGGCCTTGATCGGCAATGCGCTGCTAGCGAGCGCTTTCCCGGCCGACAGCGCCGCGCTGGAGCAGGCCCTCGCGGGCGAGCGTGTCGTCATCGCGCCCAACCTCGCGCCAGGGTGTTCACTTCGCATCTCTGGCAGTGGTGCCGCGGTGCGCATCAGCGGGCATCTGCGGGCCGTGCCCCATGCCGCGCAGGCCGACGAGTGGCTGCTTGCGGCACGCACCACCGATGGCCAGGAGCGTTTGCTGCGCCTGGGTACGGCGGGCTTGAACACGCCTGGCGTCCGCATGCAGACGTTCCGTCTGCTGGACGGCCGGCCCGCAGCGGACTTGCATTTCGACGAAGCCGCGCTGCCGCCAGATGCTCTTTGCGGGGATGCCGCGGCCGGCACCGCCACCCTGGCCCGGGGCCGCGAACTGTGGCTGACCGCGCAGTGCGCGGATGCGGTCGGCGTCATGGCGCACGCGCTGGCGCTCACACGCGACTACCTGCGCACGCGCATCCAGTTCGGCGTCGCGCTGGCCACGTTCCAGGCCCTTCAGCACCGCCTGGCCGACATGCACATGGCTTACCTCGAAGCGTGCGGCCTGCTCCGCGCCTGGACCGAGGCCATCGACGACGACGCCCCCACCCGGCGCGACGCGCTGCGCCAGGCCCTGCCGCGCGTCACCACGCGTGCGGGCCGACTGGTGGGCCAGGAGGCGATCCAGATGCATGGCGGCATGGGCCTGACCGAAGAACTGGTCATCAGCCACTGCAATGCCCGCCTGCAGGTGACCGGCAGCCTGCTGGCGCCCTGGATCGCCAGCGGCATTCACGAAGACGTACGGGAGGCCACATGA
- a CDS encoding 3-oxoacyl-[acyl-carrier-protein] synthase III C-terminal domain-containing protein, protein MTSKDAFGITGFGGYIPRLRMERSAIAAAHKWMAPSLRGLAKGQRAFCSWDEDSITMAVEALRDATPAREYGRFDRLMLASTTLPFSDMQNAALVAGALGLREDIRTLDIAHSQRCGTAALLEALAGGGDALVVASDRLHGKPASTQEIGFGAGAAAFSLGSGKVLAELVGSVSVSAPFVDHFRSADKRYDYFWEERWIRDEGYMKQVPRVAHAALAQAKTGPADIRHFIMPSPFRGIAAALSRKLELPAGIEVDAMDEACGYAGAAQPLLMLAATLEKAKPGDHILLIGFGQGCDALVLRVTDAIADFKPVRGVSGALADAQSHDSYLRMLSYDEGIDLEWGMRAEKPVKTALTEQWRSRDQLGSFQAGRCRRCGTVQFPQLAYCVSPECNAPASDFDQVGLADVPCAVLTHTADWLSYHPAPPLYVGFIQFDNGARLLMEMVDVGAGGVDTGTPMRIVYRIKDVDKARGYPRYFWKATPIQA, encoded by the coding sequence GTGACAAGCAAAGATGCCTTTGGCATAACCGGATTCGGCGGGTACATCCCGCGCCTGCGAATGGAGCGCTCGGCGATTGCCGCGGCGCACAAGTGGATGGCCCCCTCGCTGCGCGGCTTGGCCAAGGGCCAGCGGGCCTTTTGCAGCTGGGACGAGGACAGCATCACCATGGCGGTGGAGGCGTTGCGCGACGCGACCCCTGCGCGCGAGTACGGGCGCTTCGATCGGCTGATGCTGGCCTCCACCACCTTGCCGTTCTCGGACATGCAGAACGCGGCGCTGGTGGCCGGCGCGCTCGGCTTGCGCGAGGACATCCGCACGCTGGACATCGCGCACTCCCAGCGCTGTGGCACGGCGGCGCTGCTGGAGGCGCTGGCCGGTGGCGGCGATGCCCTGGTGGTGGCCAGCGACCGCCTGCACGGCAAGCCGGCAAGTACGCAGGAAATCGGCTTCGGCGCGGGGGCGGCAGCCTTCAGCCTCGGCAGCGGCAAGGTGCTGGCCGAGCTGGTCGGCAGCGTCAGTGTCTCGGCCCCCTTCGTCGATCACTTCCGCAGCGCTGACAAGCGCTACGACTATTTCTGGGAAGAGCGCTGGATCCGGGACGAGGGCTACATGAAGCAGGTGCCGCGCGTGGCGCATGCGGCGCTGGCACAGGCCAAGACCGGTCCGGCGGATATCCGGCACTTCATCATGCCCAGCCCCTTCCGCGGCATCGCGGCGGCGCTCAGCCGCAAGCTGGAACTGCCCGCGGGCATCGAGGTGGACGCGATGGACGAAGCCTGCGGCTATGCGGGTGCGGCCCAGCCGCTGCTCATGCTTGCGGCCACGCTGGAGAAAGCGAAGCCGGGCGATCACATCCTGTTGATCGGCTTCGGTCAGGGTTGTGACGCCCTGGTGCTGCGCGTGACGGACGCCATCGCCGACTTCAAGCCGGTACGCGGCGTCAGCGGCGCACTGGCCGATGCGCAGTCCCATGACAGCTACCTGCGCATGCTGTCCTATGACGAGGGGATCGATCTCGAGTGGGGCATGCGGGCCGAGAAGCCCGTCAAGACTGCGCTGACCGAGCAATGGCGCTCGCGCGACCAGCTCGGCAGCTTCCAGGCCGGACGCTGCCGCCGTTGCGGCACGGTGCAGTTCCCGCAACTGGCCTACTGCGTGAGTCCGGAGTGCAATGCGCCGGCATCCGATTTCGACCAGGTCGGGCTGGCCGACGTGCCCTGTGCGGTGTTGACGCACACGGCCGACTGGCTGTCCTACCACCCGGCGCCGCCGCTGTACGTCGGCTTCATCCAGTTCGACAACGGTGCGCGGCTGCTCATGGAGATGGTGGATGTCGGCGCCGGCGGGGTGGACACGGGCACTCCCATGAGGATCGTTTACCGCATCAAGGACGTGGACAAGGCGCGGGGCTATCCGCGCTATTTCTGGAAAGCCACGCCGATTCAGGCGTGA